In the Juglans microcarpa x Juglans regia isolate MS1-56 chromosome 6D, Jm3101_v1.0, whole genome shotgun sequence genome, one interval contains:
- the LOC121235947 gene encoding mitochondrial adenine nucleotide transporter ADNT1-like, which produces MASEDVVGKTTSDSAVSTIVNLAEEAKLASEGVKAPSHALLSICKSLVAGGVAGGVSRTAVAPLERLKILLQVQNPHSIKYNGTVQGLKYIWKTEGIRGLFKGNGTNCARIVPNSAVKFFSYEQASRGILWLYRQQPGNEEAQLTPVLRLGAGACAGIIAMSATYPMDMVRGRLTVQTENSPRQYKGIFHALSTVLREEGPRALYRGWLPSVIGVIPYVGLNFAVYESLKDWLITSRPFGLVKDSELSVTTRLACGAAAGTVGQTVAYPLDVIRRRMQMVGWKDAASVVTGDGRNKGAHEYTGMVDAFRKTVRHEGIGALYKGLVPNSVKVVPSIAIAFVTYEVVKDILGVEMRISD; this is translated from the exons ATGGCGTCGGAAGACGTGGTGGGGAAGACGACTAGTGACTCGGCGGTGTCGACGATCGTGAACCTCGCGGAGGAGGCGAAGCTCGCGAGTGAAGGGGTCAAGGCGCCGAGCCACGCCTTGCTCAGCATCTGCAAGTCACTTGTCGCCGGAGGAGTCGCCGGTGGAGT CTCACGAACTGCTGTTGCTCCACtagaaagattaaaaattttgcTCCAG GTTCAAAATCCTCATAGTATCAAATACAACGGAACAGTTCAAGGGTtgaaatatatatggaaaacaGAGGGAATAAGAGGATTGTTCAAAGGGAATGGAACTAATTGTGCTCGTATTGTCCCAAACTCGGCAGTCAAGTTTTTCAGCTATGAGCAAGCATCTCG GGGTATTTTATGGCTTTATCGACAACAACCTGGAAATG AAGAGGCTCAGCTTACTCCTGTGTTACGACTTGGAGCTGGTGCATGTGCCGGAATTATTGCCATGTCGGCAACTTACCCAATGGACATGGTACGAGGTCGACTAACTGTACAG ACAGAAAATTCGCCTCGCCAGTATAAGGGAATCTTCCATGCTCTTTCTACGGTCCTTCGGGAAGAAGGCCCTCGGGCTCTTTATAGAGGCTGGTTACCTTCTGTCATAGGAGTT ATTCCATATGTGGGTCTTAACTTTGCTGTGTATGAATCTTTGAAAGACTGGTTGATTACAAGTAGACCTTTTGGACTGGTTAAGGACTCTGAGCTGAGTGTGACAACAAGACTTGCATGTGGTGCTGCTGCTGGAACTGTTGGCCAGACAGTTGCTTACCCACTTGATGTAATTCGACGAAGAATGCAGATGGTGGGATGGAAAGATGCTGCATCAGTCGTGACTGGTGATGGGAGGAACAAGGGAGCCCATGAATATACTGGTATGGTTGATGCATTCAGGAAAACAGTTCGGCACGAAGGAATTGGAGCGTTGTACAAGGGTTTGGTCCCCAATTCAGTGAAG gtGGTCCCATCCATCGCAATTGCATTCGTTACATATGAGGTGGTTAAGGACATTCTTGGAGTTGAGATGAGGATATCCGACTGA
- the LOC121235948 gene encoding COP1-interactive protein 1 — MTKHRFRDSIKSLFGSHIDSENDEKLKGAKIEIEDNVKKILKLIKDPDPEEGDGTPESSKNEVVAQLVDDFHKQYQSLYAQYDHLTGELRNKINGKQGKDNGSSSSSDSDSGYSSKDKGGKNGQVGSEIQKASDSIKQELETAHREVADMERKLTAKNEEKEALNLEYLTALSKIQEADKTIADMKTNSESLDFEKSKLMIENSELKKELEAAGKVQAELNRERHSLIMEKETAIKRIEEGEQITEGLRTMVDQLKDEKVNLEQEVEAVRLEVSNMKEQLESAEQHVSDLSHNLETSKEENKSLSLKISEISNEIQQVQNTIQELTAESSQFKEKLGEREKELSNLKYMQEAHEKDSSTRVNGLEAQVKDLEQELESLRSQKSNMEVQIEIKETDYGNIMQQLVSAEQTISDLSQALKATEEDNKSLTMKVSDISNEVQQAQNLIQGLTTESSQLKENIGEREREFSILTERQGVHENESSDRIKRLEGHVKGLELELELLQNQKREMEVQLESKAAESSQFKEKLGEREKELSNLKYMQEAHEKDSSTRVNGLEAQVKDLEQELESLRSQKSNMEVQIEIKETDYGNIMQQLVSAEQTISDLSQALKATEEDNKSLTMKVSDISNEVQQAQNLIQGLTTESSQLKENLGKREREFSILTERQGVHENESSDRIKRLEGHVKGLELELELLQNQKREMEVQLESKAAESSQFKEKLGEREKELSNLRYMQEAHEKDSSTRVNGLEAQLKDLEQELESLRSQKSNMEVQIEIKETDFGNIKQQLVSAEQTISDLSQALKATEEDNKSLTMKVSDISNEVKQAQNLIQGLTTESSQLKENLGEREREFSILTERQGVHENESSDRIKGLEGHVKGLELELELLQNQKREMEVQLESKAAEVRELGEQNIELQAQVSEFEIMSKDREDEISALMREIEENKSESLSRITELTAEINNLLVDLDSLRSQKGKLEEQIVCTSAEASSQVKGLRDEINELQQKLETLHSEKSELEVQLEKKTKENSEYLIHVENLKEEIASKTLVQHGVLQEKESLEVQVKNLESVVDTIRRQKSELEEQLGAKELENIQWTEEKRGLRDKIFELEKTVADRGFEFSALHEKLKSGENETTAQIMTFEAKISNLQQELESFKSQKNEIELQFEREKQELSESLAQMENQKIELTSKITIHQRMLGEQEDAYHKLNEEYEQLKGQLQVCKLNLGVAEKKIEETAEKFRKIIESKDQMVAELEEVAEELRRDLELKEDEHSSLVENVRTIEVKLRLSNQKLRVTEQLLTEKEEAFRITELKFQQEQRALEERIDTLTGIITSNNEAHRRMITDISESVNSTLTELERVILKFEEDYKKYENCMLEISNELQIAKNWVMETKKEKEQLKKEIHHLVEQLQDEKDKESSLRERVEKLEVKASREEIERENMSKALKQLEKTVAELEHLIKEKDVGMLGLGEEKREAIRQLCVWIDYHRSRYDYLKEMLSKVTARGQRAR, encoded by the exons ATGACAAAGCATCGCTTCAGAGATTCTATAAAGTCCTTATTTGGGAGTCACATTGATTCAGAGAATGATGAAAAACTGAAAGGGGCTAAAATAG AAATTGAGGACAATGTGAAAAAGATCCTGAAGCTTATAAAAGACCCAGATCCTGAAGAAGGAGATGGTACCCCAGAAAGCTCCAAAAATGAAGTAGTTGCTCAACTAGTTGATGATTTCCACAAACAGTACCAGTCACTCTATGCACAATACGATCATCTAACAGGAGAGCTAAGGAACAAAATTAATGGAAAACAAGGAAAAGATAATGGTTCTTCATCTAGCTCAGACTCGGACTCGGGTTATTCTTCAAAGGACAAGGGCGGTAAGAATGGACAAGTGGGAAGTGAAATTCAGAAAGCTAGTGATAGCATTAAGCAAGAACTTGAAACAGCACATCGAGAAGTTGCTGATATGGAGAGGAAGTTGACAGCTAAGAATGAAGAAAAGGAAGCTCTAAATTTGGAATATCTCACTGCTTTGAGTAAGATACAAGAAGCAGACAAAACAATTGCAGATATGAAGACTAACAGTGAAAGTTTGGACTTTGAAAAGTCAAAACTTATGATTGAGAATAGTGAATTGAAAAAAGAACTGGAGGCTGCTGGTAAGGTACAAGCAGAATTGAATAGAGAGAGACATAGTTTGATCATGGAGAAAGAGACTGCCATAAAAAGGATTGAAGAGGGAGAGCAAATTACAGAAGGCTTAAGAACAATGGTTGATCAGCTGAAAGATGAAAAAGTAAACCTGGAGCAAGAGGTAGAAGCTGTCAGATTGGAAGTTTCCAATATGAAAGAGCAGCTGGAATCTGCAGAGCAGCATGTGTCTGATTTAAGCCATAACCTGGAAACTTCCAAGGAAGAGAACAAATCTCTCAGCTTGAAAATATCAGAAATCTCGAATGAGATTCAGCAGGTACAGAACACGATACAAGAACTCACAGCTGAATCAAGTCAG TTTAAGGAGAAATTGGGTGAGAGGGAAAAGGAACTTTCAAATCTCAAGTATATGCAGGAGGCACATGAGAAGGACTCATCTACTCGAGTAAATGGGCTAGAGGCGCAAGTAAAAGACCTGGAACAAGAGCTGGAGTCATTGCGATCCCAGAAAAGCAATATGGAAGTGCagattgaaattaaagaaactgATTATGGCAATATAATGCAGCAGCTGGTATCTGCCGAACAGACAATTTCAGATTTAAGCCAGGCTCTGAAAGCCACTGAGGAAGATAATAAATCTCTGACTATGAAAGTCTCAGATATTTCAAATGAGGTTCAGCAGGCACAGAACCTAATACAGGGACTCACGACCGAATCAAGTCAGTTAAAGGAGAATATAGGCGAGAGGGAAAGAGAATTTTCAATTCTCACCGAGAGGCAAGGGGTGCATGAGAACGAATCGTCAGATCGAATAAAGAGATTGGAGGGTCATGTTAAAGGCCTGGAACTAGAACTGGAATTATTGCAAAACCAGAAAAGAGAGATGGAAGTGCAGTTAGAGAGTAAAGCAGCTGAATCAAGTCAGTTTAAGGAGAAATTGGGTGAGAGGGAAAAGGAACTTTCAAATCTCAAGTATATGCAGGAGGCACATGAGAAGGACTCATCTACTCGAGTAAATGGGCTAGAGGCGCAAGTAAAAGACCTGGAACAAGAGCTGGAGTCATTGCGATCCCAGAAAAGCAATATGGAAGTGCagattgaaattaaagaaactgATTATGGCAATATAATGCAGCAGCTGGTATCTGCCGAACAGACAATTTCAGATTTAAGCCAGGCTCTGAAAGCCACTGAGGAAGATAATAAATCTCTGACTATGAAAGTCTCAGATATTTCAAATGAGGTTCAGCAGGCACAGAACCTAATACAGGGACTCACGACCGAATCAAGTCAGTTAAAGGAGAATTTAGGCAAGAGGGAAAGAGAATTTTCAATTCTCACCGAGAGGCAAGGGGTGCATGAGAACGAATCATCAGATCGAATAAAGAGATTGGAGGGTCATGTTAAAGGCCTGGAACTAGAACTGGAATTGTTGCAAAACCAGAAAAGAGAGATGGAAGTGCAGTTAGAGAGTAAAGCAGCTGAATCAAGTCAGTTTAAGGAGAAATTGGGTGAGAGGGAAAAGGAACTTTCAAATCTCAGGTATATGCAGGAGGCACATGAGAAGGACTCATCTACTCGAGTAAATGGGCTAGAGGCCCAATTAAAAGACCTGGAACAAGAGCTGGAGTCATTGCGATCCCAGAAAAGCAATATGGAAGTGCagattgaaattaaagaaactgATTTTGGCAATATAAAGCAGCAGCTGGTATCTGCCGAACAGACAATTTCAGATTTAAGCCAGGCTCTGAAAGCCACTGAGGAAGATAATAAATCTCTGACTATGAAAGTCTCAGATATTTCAAATGAGGTTAAGCAGGCACAGAACCTAATACAGGGACTCACGACCGAATCAAGTCAGTTAAAGGAGAATTTAGGCGAGAGGGAAAGAGAATTTTCAATTCTCACCGAGAGGCAAGGGGTGCATGAGAACGAATCATCAGATCGAATAAAGGGATTGGAGGGTCATGTTAAAGGCCTGGAACTAGAACTGGAATTGTTGCAAAACCAGAAAAGAGAGATGGAAGTGCAGTTAGAGAGTAAAGCAGCTGAAGTAAGAGAACTGGGAGAACAAAATATAGAACTGCAAGCCCAAGTTTCAGAATTTGAAATCATGTCAAAGGACAGAGAAGATGAGATATCTGCTCTCATGAGGGAAATTGAGGAGAACAAGAGTGAATCTCTGTCTAGAATAACTGAATTGACGGCAGAGATCAATAATCTGCTGGTGGACTTAGATTCTTTACGTTCTCAGAAAGGTAAATTGGAAGAACAGATTGTATGTACAAGTGCTGAAGCATCATCTCAAGTAAAGGGCTTAAGGGATGAGATCAATGAATTGCAGCAGAAACTGGAGACCCTACATAGTGAGAAAAGCGAGTTGGAAGTACAACTTgagaaaaaaactaaagaaaattcaGAATATCTGATTCATGTAGAAAATCTGAAAGAGGAGATAGCAAGCAAGACTCTGGTCCAACATGGAGTTTTACAAGAGAAAGAAAGTTTAGAAGTGCAAGTAAAGAATCTTGAATCTGTGGTGGACACTATCCGCAGACAGAAAAGTGAACTTGAAGAGCAGCTTGGCGCTAAAGAACTCGAGAACATTCAATGGACAGAGGAGAAGCGGGGGCTACGTGACAAGATTTTTGAACTGGAGAAAACAGTGGCAGATAGAGGGTTCGAGTTCTCTGCTCTGCACGAAAAGCTTAAAAGTGGAGAGAATGAAACTACTGCTCAAATAATGACCTTTGAGGCAAAGATTAGCAATCTACAACAGGAGTTGGAATCCTTCAAAAGCCAGAAAAATGAGATAGAGTTGCAGTTTGAAAGAGAGAAACAGGAACTTTCAGAAAGTCTGGCCCAAATGGAGAATCAAAAAATTGAGTTAACAAGCAAGATCACCATTCATCAGAGAATGCTGGGAGAACAGGAGGATGCATACCACAAACTAAATGAGGAATATGAACAGCTCAAAGGTCAGCTTCAGGTATGCAAGTTAAATCTTGGAGTTGCAGAGAAGAAGATTGAGGAAACAGCAGAGAAATTCCGTAAGATCATTGAATCCAAAGATCAGATGGTAGCTGAATTGGAAGAAGTGGCTGAAGAACTAAGAAGAGATCTAGAATTAAAAGAAGATGAACATAGTTCTTTAGTTGAGAATGTCCGTACAATTGAAGTTAAGCTCCGCCTGTCAAACCAGAAGCTCCGGGTCACCGAACAGTTACTAACTGAAAAGGAAGAAGCTTTTAGAATTACAGAATTGAAGTTCCAGCAAGAACAGAGAGCACTTGAAGAAAGAATAGATACATTGACTGGAATAATTACTAGCAACAATGAAGCTCATCGAAGGATGATTACGGACATCTCTGAGAGTGTGAACAGTACCTTGACAGAACTGGAAAGGGTGATCCTAAAGTTTGAAGAAGACTacaaaaaatatgagaattgTATGTTGGAAATATCAAATGAGCTTCAAATTGCGAAGAACTGGGTCATGGAGactaaaaaagagaaagagcAACTAAAGAAGGAGATACACCATCTAGTAGAGCAGCTACAAGATGAGAAAGACAAGGAATCGTCATTGAGAGAGAGGGTTGAGAAGTTAGAGGTCAAGGCAAGCAGggaagaaatagagagagagaatatgagCAAAGCATTAAAACAGCTTGAGAAGACGGTCGCAGAGTTAGAACActtgataaaagaaaaggacGTTGGAATGTTGGGTCTTGGGGAGGAGAAGAGGGAGGCCATAAGGCAGCTGTGCGTGTGGATCGATTATCACCGCAGTCGGTATGATTATCTCAAGGAAATGCTCTCAAAGGTGACTGCCAGAGGGCAGAGGGCACGCTAA